One Glycine max cultivar Williams 82 chromosome 4, Glycine_max_v4.0, whole genome shotgun sequence DNA segment encodes these proteins:
- the LOC100778121 gene encoding auxin-responsive protein SAUR23, with protein sequence MMAIRLPSALSARHILRRSNAAATSLDVPKGCFAVYVGEGEKKRFVIPVSLLNQPSFQELLSIAEQEFGFTHPMGGLTIPCKEDIFVNITSGLHI encoded by the coding sequence ATGATGGCTATTCGTTTGCCAAGTGCCTTGAGTGCTAGACACATTCTTCGCCGGTCTAATGCAGCTGCAACATCACTGGATGTGCCTAAAGGGTGCTTTGCTGTGTATGTAGGAGAAGGTGAAAAGAAGAGATTTGTTATACCAGTGTCATTGTTGAATCAGCCTTCATTTCAAGAACTGCTAAGTATAGCCGAGCAAGAATTTGGCTTCACTCATCCAATGGGTGGCCTTACTATTCCCTGCAAAGAAgacatttttgttaacatcacCTCTGGCTTACATATATAG
- the LOC100798332 gene encoding pentatricopeptide repeat-containing protein At3g12770: MSKSNVFEFLHQSRGSGNVSAIKKLHAQLLRTGMLFLSHNLHTQLIATYAACLPNNNLQSLNNFFKCMNSTNPLHFNAIISDFCRKGLPFLALASFSFVHANGVPLDTYALCSTLTASSKVKDLNLGKQIHAHVAKSGWSSSVFVGSALIDFYSKLSNVKDAAHMFDEIPEKNTVCANALLSGYAEAGLWVQELQLVRKMPVLKLKHDHFTLSAALRACTGLSAVEMGRQVHGYLLRTTPDIESDVFLQSALVEMYGKCGLVKKAWQVFKLVGMEIRKEVRSRDVVLWTSMLGVYGRNGHYKEVIDLYDEMLVEGIRPDGIAFLTVISTCGHTGQVHAGVKYFESMANDFKLDPGPEHYSCLVDLLCRAGELQRAWELLNETLYKGMGNCSVSMWGALLSACVDRGDLDLGKLAAQRALELDPQNVGICIMLSNLYARFGMWEEIGHLRVLIKARGLKKDVGCSWVQVGSGD; the protein is encoded by the coding sequence ATGTCCAAGTCCAACGTATTTGAGTTTTTGCACCAATCCCGTGGAAGTGGCAATGTCTCAGCCATTAAGAAACTCCATGCTCAGCTACTCAGAACAGGCATGCTCTTCCTCTCCCATAATCTCCACACCCAACTCATTGCCACATATGCCGCATGCCTccctaacaacaaccttcaatcCCTTAACAACTTCTTCAAATGCATGAACTCCACCAACCCATTACACTTCAACGCCATAATATCCGATTTCTGTCGCAAAGGCTTACCCTTTCTCGCTCTCGCCTCCTTCTCCTTCGTGCACGCCAACGGTGTCCCCTTGGATACATACGCTTTGTGTAGCACGTTGACCGCCTCCTCCAAAGTCAAAGATCTTAATTTAGGGAAGCAGATACACGCCCACGTGGCGAAATCAGGTTGGTCTTCTAGCGTGTTTGTGGGTAGTGCTCTCATTGATTTTTACTCCAAATTGTCGAATGTAAAAGATGCAGCCCATATGTTCGATGAAATTCCTGAGAAGAACACTGTGTGTGCCAATGCACTTTTGTCGGGTTATGCCGAGGCCGGCCTGTGGGTTCAGGAACTTCAACTAGTTAGGAAGATGCCCGTGTTGAAATTGAAGCATGATCACTTTACTTTATCAGCAGCTTTGCGTGCTTGCACTGGATTATCTGCTGTTGAAATGGGTAGGCAAGTGCATGGTTACTTGCTCCGTACGACACCTGATATAGAGAGTGATGTGTTTCTTCAGAGCGCGTTGGTTGAGATGTATGGCAAGTGTGGATTAGTGAAGAAGGCTTGGCAAGTGTTCAAGTTGGTTGGGATGGAGATTAGAAAAGAAGTAAGAAGCAGGGACGTTGTGTTATGGACTTCAATGCTTGGTGTGTATGGTAGGAATGGGCATTACAAGGAAGTGATTGATTTGTATGATGAGATGTTGGTGGAAGGAATCAGACCGGATGGAATAGCCTTCTTGACAGTGATCTCAACTTGTGGTCACACTGGCCAAGTTCATGCTGGTGTCAAGTATTTTGAGTCTATGGCTAATGATTTCAAGTTAGATCCTGGTCCAGAACATTACAGCTGCCTCGTTGATTTGCTTTGTAGGGCTGGTGAATTGCAGAGGGCGTGGGAATTGCTGAATGAGACACtctataagggaatgggaaatTGTTCTGTGTCAATGTGGGGAGCACTACTCAGTGCTTGTGTGGATCGTGGGGATTTAGACCTGGGAAAATTGGCTGCTCAGAGGGCCCTTGAGTTAGATCCTCAAAATGTTGGGATATGCATTATGCTATCAAATCTGTATGCCCGGTTTGGTATGTGGGAGGAAATTGGTCACTTGAGGGTATTGATCAAAGCAAGAGGGCTAAAAAAAGATGTTGGATGCAGTTGGGTTCAGGTGGGTTCAGGTGACTGA